A genomic stretch from Vibrio neptunius includes:
- a CDS encoding polymer-forming cytoskeletal protein has translation MGLLGKQNRESNSHCSQTVIAEGGYIEGQLKLTCNIQIDGQIKGSIETDRSVTISATGSVDGSIRAERLIINGRFLGKVYTKSLEILEHGYLEGEVSATEFTIQKGGVFLGNSKNVSTEEVVNLDAAKKTSKPRAKTEQGKVEQCA, from the coding sequence ATGGGATTACTTGGTAAACAGAATCGAGAATCAAATAGCCACTGCTCTCAAACTGTCATCGCGGAAGGAGGCTATATTGAGGGACAGCTCAAGCTTACTTGTAACATCCAGATAGATGGTCAAATAAAGGGCAGTATTGAAACCGATCGAAGTGTCACTATCAGTGCTACGGGCTCTGTCGATGGGTCGATTCGCGCAGAACGCCTGATTATCAATGGTCGTTTTCTGGGCAAGGTTTACACCAAAAGTTTGGAGATTCTCGAACACGGCTACCTTGAAGGAGAGGTGTCAGCGACAGAGTTTACGATTCAGAAAGGTGGCGTCTTCCTAGGCAATTCAAAAAATGTTTCCACAGAAGAAGTGGTCAACTTAGATGCGGCGAAAAAGACATCAAAGCCAAGAGCAAAAACGGAACAAGGTAAAGTCGAGCAGTGTGCTTGA
- a CDS encoding peptidoglycan DD-metalloendopeptidase family protein, producing MESNHLTVMVTGIEGTRFFNLSFRAIKGIKYSLLFIAVVFCTLLGLLSILAGDASDSEREKSELLSKASSLEQELIRSHEFQSDLESHLTRKKQDLAYVTDKLRDIESALALSNESLDLRERVDSAGLSAAVRHQMMQLIPNGRPVKAGHLSSHYGRRVHPVTKVKTMHHGIDYAVNAGTPIYAPADGIIEVARKSNKGSGNFIKLAHSFGFTSSYSHLSAFKVKRGDYVKKGDLIGLSGNSGLSTGYHLHYEVRLVGRSLDPLPFTKWEMNNFDSIFESNKDVKWDYLVNRIENQIATALKLSSRKEAILRDSSSLLVTSR from the coding sequence ATGGAATCTAATCACTTAACCGTTATGGTCACAGGCATTGAAGGAACGCGCTTTTTTAATCTTTCGTTCCGGGCCATTAAAGGGATTAAGTACTCACTCCTTTTTATTGCAGTGGTGTTCTGTACCCTGCTCGGACTTTTGTCGATTTTAGCAGGTGATGCCTCTGACTCTGAGCGAGAAAAAAGTGAGTTACTGAGCAAAGCCTCTTCTCTCGAACAAGAGCTCATACGCTCACATGAATTTCAGAGTGATTTGGAAAGCCACCTGACAAGAAAGAAGCAAGACCTCGCTTATGTCACGGACAAACTGCGCGATATTGAGTCTGCGCTAGCGCTTTCTAACGAATCGTTAGATTTAAGGGAACGGGTGGACAGTGCTGGGCTCAGTGCCGCTGTTCGTCATCAAATGATGCAACTGATACCCAATGGACGGCCTGTTAAGGCGGGTCATCTTTCTTCCCATTATGGCCGTCGAGTGCATCCTGTTACCAAAGTAAAAACCATGCATCATGGTATTGATTATGCGGTGAATGCTGGGACACCTATTTACGCTCCAGCCGATGGCATTATTGAAGTGGCGAGAAAGAGCAATAAGGGATCTGGCAATTTCATCAAGCTGGCGCACTCCTTCGGATTTACTTCTTCTTACTCTCACCTGAGTGCATTCAAGGTGAAGCGTGGAGATTACGTTAAAAAAGGTGATTTGATAGGCCTATCGGGGAACTCTGGGTTGTCGACTGGATATCACCTGCATTATGAGGTTCGTTTGGTGGGGCGCTCTCTGGATCCACTGCCGTTCACCAAATGGGAAATGAATAACTTTGACTCGATTTTCGAATCGAATAAGGACGTAAAATGGGATTACTTGGTAAACAGAATCGAGAATCAAATAGCCACTGCTCTCAAACTGTCATCGCGGAAGGAGGCTATATTGAGGGACAGCTCAAGCTTACTTGTAACATCCAGATAG
- a CDS encoding thioesterase translates to MTTATFKVLCQRGKVVDELWVICPFAGGSHSAFTSWASLKENDLPNNTQVLLATYPGRDQRMRERALSSIGAIACDVFDALMVRMASSPPNQVPRLRLCGHSMGAQVAFEVCKHFEDYYGSSTPVSQLVLSGCHAPHLESRRKLSHLNDQDFVEQLIEIGSGSPVLKQHPELLALFLPMLRADFSATENYLTTQGAAPKLAHTPCTLMFGEQDPEAWSSEVIAWQDWHSCPEMTSVSGLSGDHFYITAQPTQFIQSVINHAHDAPHASHIEFGEPQYG, encoded by the coding sequence ATGACCACAGCTACTTTCAAGGTGTTATGTCAGCGAGGAAAGGTGGTTGATGAACTGTGGGTGATCTGCCCGTTTGCTGGCGGCAGTCACAGCGCCTTCACTAGTTGGGCTTCTCTGAAGGAAAACGACCTACCTAACAATACGCAAGTTCTTCTTGCCACCTACCCCGGCCGTGATCAACGAATGAGGGAGCGTGCGCTTTCTAGCATCGGTGCGATCGCCTGTGATGTGTTTGATGCACTCATGGTACGCATGGCTTCTTCGCCACCAAACCAAGTGCCACGTTTGCGCCTTTGTGGACACAGTATGGGGGCACAGGTGGCCTTTGAGGTGTGCAAACATTTCGAAGACTACTACGGCTCGTCAACACCAGTTTCACAGCTAGTTTTATCGGGCTGCCATGCGCCACATCTAGAAAGCCGACGTAAGCTCAGCCACCTTAACGACCAAGACTTTGTCGAACAATTAATAGAAATTGGCAGTGGCAGTCCGGTTCTTAAGCAGCATCCTGAACTGCTGGCACTCTTTTTACCTATGCTCAGGGCTGATTTTTCAGCCACAGAAAACTATCTAACGACTCAGGGGGCCGCGCCAAAACTGGCACATACTCCCTGCACTTTAATGTTCGGAGAGCAAGACCCTGAGGCATGGTCTAGCGAAGTGATCGCTTGGCAAGATTGGCATTCTTGCCCAGAAATGACTTCGGTATCAGGCCTTTCAGGAGATCATTTTTACATTACCGCTCAACCAACACAGTTTATTCAGAGCGTGATTAATCACGCTCATGATGCCCCACATGCATCTCATATCGAATTTGGAGAACCTCAATATGGCTAA
- a CDS encoding ABC transporter ATP-binding protein/permease: MTSIQILIRHSGISARQFWKGLAGKLVVEALPLLVFGTLFVWLLSPESVSWLTVGAISLMVVVSQWWFGQSAKQTFLGAYSITHGLRSQLLTDIRRQPLAALKGKRLGEKMKLLTADLKQFEDIFSHLLADFISAWVVPFAMLLVIGLVDPVLGAVTLGIFVLALGVLMLAESTFSQRAQHHHSMNSEVSSRLLEYVDCLPMLRGFAQSERLAAPLCDKIEQQRAAGLGLEWAGGMGVLIATLITELALVLNLGLASLFLQSDQLTWPECLVVIVASVVCIRPLTRMTVYAALLRYMLNAADRLQALAQLPQQAAKGEAPAGHDIVIDDLYLTIDEQKILSGVNLTIPKGHRIAFVGPSGAGKSSLLDAIAAFHIPSSGSINIGGRSIDEIGTQHWYKLISYVTQDVQLLGGSLRDNLLLAKPEASSEELQQAIEAVGLSALVAGLPKGLDSHIGENGNQLSGGERQRVSIARALLHDAPILLLDEITSALDEATQNEVLASIARLSEGKTVITIAHRLDTVQHADTIYYLEDGKIVDSGAHDTLMAEGGGYQQLWLAGQVA, from the coding sequence ATGACTAGTATTCAGATCTTGATACGCCATAGTGGTATCAGTGCTCGGCAGTTCTGGAAAGGACTTGCTGGAAAGCTGGTGGTGGAAGCCTTGCCTCTATTGGTGTTTGGTACGCTTTTTGTCTGGCTTTTGAGCCCAGAATCAGTGTCTTGGCTGACGGTAGGAGCGATCTCATTGATGGTGGTGGTGAGCCAATGGTGGTTTGGCCAGAGTGCCAAGCAGACATTTCTCGGTGCTTATAGCATTACTCATGGACTGAGAAGCCAGCTGTTGACGGATATTCGAAGACAACCTCTTGCTGCACTAAAAGGCAAGCGTCTAGGCGAAAAAATGAAACTTCTGACTGCAGATTTGAAGCAGTTTGAAGATATATTCAGTCATCTATTAGCGGATTTCATTTCAGCGTGGGTTGTGCCATTTGCCATGCTATTGGTGATTGGCTTGGTTGACCCTGTTTTAGGGGCTGTTACTTTGGGGATATTCGTTTTGGCTCTGGGGGTGTTAATGCTCGCGGAGAGCACATTCAGTCAGCGAGCACAGCATCATCACAGTATGAATAGTGAGGTCTCCAGCCGACTGTTAGAATATGTTGACTGTTTGCCTATGCTACGTGGTTTTGCCCAAAGTGAACGTCTGGCGGCCCCCTTGTGTGACAAAATAGAGCAACAACGAGCCGCTGGCCTTGGTCTGGAATGGGCTGGTGGAATGGGTGTTCTTATCGCTACATTGATCACTGAGCTCGCACTGGTGCTAAACCTTGGCCTCGCAAGTCTGTTTTTGCAATCTGATCAGCTGACATGGCCAGAATGTTTAGTGGTGATTGTGGCAAGCGTGGTTTGTATCCGCCCTTTAACCCGAATGACGGTTTATGCCGCGTTATTGCGATATATGCTCAATGCCGCCGACCGTTTGCAGGCGCTCGCTCAATTGCCTCAACAAGCAGCGAAAGGGGAAGCTCCTGCTGGGCACGATATCGTCATTGATGACCTATATCTTACTATTGATGAGCAAAAGATACTGAGTGGCGTCAACCTTACCATCCCCAAAGGGCATCGTATCGCTTTTGTGGGACCAAGTGGAGCGGGAAAATCCAGTCTTCTGGATGCCATTGCTGCTTTCCATATTCCCTCTTCGGGTTCTATAAATATTGGCGGACGCAGCATTGATGAGATCGGAACTCAACACTGGTATAAACTGATTTCCTATGTCACACAAGATGTTCAACTGCTCGGTGGCAGTTTACGAGACAACTTGTTACTTGCGAAACCAGAAGCAAGCAGTGAAGAGTTGCAACAAGCGATTGAGGCCGTCGGTTTGTCTGCCTTAGTGGCGGGTTTACCAAAAGGTCTGGATAGTCATATTGGTGAAAACGGCAACCAATTATCCGGAGGTGAGCGCCAGAGAGTATCCATTGCTCGTGCCTTGCTGCATGATGCGCCGATTCTCCTATTGGATGAGATTACTTCGGCGCTGGATGAGGCCACGCAAAATGAAGTATTGGCGTCGATTGCCAGATTGTCTGAAGGGAAGACCGTGATTACTATCGCCCACCGCTTAGACACCGTTCAACATGCCGATACGATTTACTACTTAGAGGATGGCAAAATTGTTGATTCCGGAGCCCATGATACCTTAATGGCAGAAGGAGGGGGCTATCAGCAATTGTGGCTTGCTGGCCAAGTCGCCTAG
- a CDS encoding AMP-binding protein produces the protein MTSRKAMEPVIPHSTEKQQTYQQAGLWEQVPLWQLLWSHSANTLNQIAVRDDIKSMTYRELINEADQIAQGLISQGWAAGDRVVMQLSNRCEFAATLFGFLRAGLIPVMALPAHGLAEIEHFMRTCNAQGYVGEGKIGKKIVNNLKKQGDLKLYLIDQCTPTCALPHSEANGFAPADVDPAETALFLVSGGTTGLPKLIPRTHNDYLYNIRCCCRASEVAETEVYLAVLPAAHNFTLGCPGFLGTLSVGGEVIFTQLASPDHCFELIEQYSVTATALVPALAQLWTEAVQWEEANLTSLKRIQVGGSKLAYSDAIAMQHVFPGVLQQVFGMAEGLIACTRLNDTPEVVASMQGKPVSEWDEVRIVDSDGKDVELGEEGELLTRGPYTLRGYYRAAEHNARSFTEDGFYCSGDKVRMNDQQYLSVTGRIKDVVNRAGECIAADEIEEQLLAHPDIAQVAVVAVPDPHLGERIGVAAIGRDTSLTLQDLRQFLLEQNLATFKMPDELLWVSTLPKTAVGKVDKKAIVGPSGTPWHLG, from the coding sequence ATGACCTCTCGCAAGGCGATGGAACCGGTTATCCCGCATTCCACTGAAAAACAACAAACGTACCAACAAGCAGGCCTATGGGAACAAGTCCCCTTGTGGCAATTACTGTGGTCTCACTCTGCCAATACACTCAACCAAATAGCCGTCAGAGATGACATTAAATCAATGACATACCGAGAGTTAATCAATGAAGCGGATCAAATCGCTCAAGGGCTAATTTCTCAGGGCTGGGCAGCGGGCGACCGTGTAGTGATGCAACTGAGCAATCGCTGTGAGTTCGCTGCTACACTGTTCGGATTCCTGCGTGCGGGGCTCATTCCGGTGATGGCGTTGCCTGCACACGGCCTAGCAGAGATAGAACACTTTATGCGTACTTGCAATGCGCAGGGCTATGTTGGAGAAGGGAAGATTGGTAAGAAAATAGTCAACAACCTCAAGAAACAGGGCGATCTAAAACTCTACCTGATCGATCAATGCACGCCAACGTGTGCTTTACCTCATTCCGAGGCGAATGGCTTTGCCCCTGCCGACGTTGACCCAGCAGAAACCGCATTATTTTTGGTCTCTGGGGGTACGACAGGGCTGCCCAAGTTGATTCCCAGAACGCATAACGACTACCTGTATAATATTCGCTGCTGTTGCCGTGCGAGTGAAGTGGCAGAAACAGAGGTTTACCTAGCCGTGCTTCCAGCCGCTCACAATTTTACGTTAGGTTGCCCAGGATTTTTAGGCACCTTATCGGTGGGTGGTGAAGTGATTTTTACTCAGTTAGCCAGCCCTGACCATTGCTTTGAACTTATTGAACAGTACAGTGTGACAGCAACCGCACTAGTGCCTGCTCTGGCACAACTATGGACCGAAGCAGTTCAGTGGGAAGAGGCGAATTTGACCAGCCTTAAGCGGATCCAAGTCGGTGGTTCTAAATTGGCGTACAGCGACGCGATAGCAATGCAACACGTATTTCCGGGGGTCTTACAGCAAGTGTTTGGTATGGCAGAGGGCCTGATTGCTTGCACCCGGCTTAACGACACTCCCGAGGTCGTTGCTTCAATGCAAGGCAAGCCTGTGAGCGAGTGGGACGAAGTACGTATTGTCGACTCCGATGGCAAGGACGTTGAATTGGGAGAAGAAGGCGAGTTGTTAACCCGAGGCCCCTATACGCTCCGTGGCTACTATCGTGCGGCTGAACACAACGCTCGCTCATTTACAGAAGATGGTTTCTATTGTAGCGGGGATAAAGTACGCATGAATGACCAGCAATACCTCTCTGTCACAGGCCGTATCAAAGATGTCGTCAATCGAGCGGGAGAGTGCATTGCTGCGGATGAAATAGAAGAACAATTACTGGCTCACCCCGATATTGCTCAGGTTGCGGTGGTGGCAGTCCCTGATCCGCACTTAGGTGAACGGATAGGAGTTGCAGCGATTGGACGCGATACATCACTGACACTGCAAGACTTAAGACAATTCCTACTCGAACAGAACCTAGCAACATTCAAGATGCCCGATGAATTGCTATGGGTGTCGACATTGCCCAAAACAGCGGTTGGCAAAGTGGATAAAAAAGCCATAGTCGGGCCATCAGGCACTCCTTGGCATCTGGGCTAA
- a CDS encoding Gfo/Idh/MocA family oxidoreductase has protein sequence MNKTKKIIIVGAKFGELYLNAFIEPPEHLQLAGLLSTGSPRSKNLAKAFGVPLYTNVSDLPQDIDIACVVVRASVIGGTGNLIVEELLERGIHVIQEHPVSINEMTRHQRQAAQHQAHYCVNAFYAASDAGQAWLTSTNHIVQRTGQKPSYGNITTSRQLLYSTLDWLLQSFGSQAEPLTPELLNKQPQFDVINLRSQSGHYLLQLQNYLDPSDPDMHSLAMHRMMLGWDNGYLSLTDSYGPITWTPVLHADNHQSDHLSLYQRAGTPEGDYLQAPVTQVLYQENASRLDTFETLGPKGVANTLSMFARHIDGEQDIAPLGVAHQRNVARLWEEILTLCGPAKECALKPADMVHFPLGGAA, from the coding sequence ATGAATAAAACAAAAAAAATCATCATTGTTGGTGCCAAATTTGGGGAGCTTTACCTCAATGCGTTTATTGAGCCACCCGAACATTTGCAACTGGCTGGCCTGCTTTCAACAGGCAGCCCACGTTCAAAGAACCTTGCAAAAGCATTTGGCGTGCCTTTGTATACGAACGTATCTGATTTGCCGCAAGACATCGATATCGCCTGCGTCGTTGTGCGAGCCTCTGTTATAGGAGGCACTGGCAACCTTATCGTCGAAGAGTTGCTAGAACGAGGAATACATGTCATCCAAGAACACCCAGTGTCGATCAATGAAATGACACGCCATCAACGTCAGGCTGCGCAGCATCAAGCCCATTACTGTGTTAACGCTTTCTATGCCGCCTCGGACGCAGGACAAGCTTGGCTAACCAGCACCAATCATATCGTACAACGCACAGGCCAAAAACCAAGCTACGGTAACATCACCACCAGCAGACAACTTTTGTACTCAACACTGGATTGGCTGCTGCAAAGTTTTGGATCACAAGCCGAGCCGTTAACGCCTGAATTACTGAACAAGCAGCCTCAGTTTGATGTAATCAATCTGCGTTCACAATCCGGTCATTATTTATTGCAGTTGCAAAACTATCTCGACCCCAGTGACCCTGATATGCATAGTCTGGCAATGCACCGAATGATGCTTGGTTGGGATAATGGTTACCTTTCATTGACAGACAGCTACGGCCCGATCACCTGGACACCCGTGTTGCATGCCGACAATCACCAAAGCGATCATCTCAGTCTGTATCAGCGTGCAGGCACTCCTGAGGGCGACTACCTTCAAGCTCCCGTCACTCAGGTGCTCTACCAAGAGAACGCTTCACGACTCGATACATTTGAAACCCTAGGGCCAAAAGGCGTCGCCAACACACTGAGTATGTTCGCTCGTCACATTGACGGCGAGCAGGATATCGCCCCTCTGGGTGTTGCTCATCAGCGAAATGTCGCTCGTCTATGGGAAGAGATCTTAACCCTATGTGGGCCAGCAAAAGAATGCGCTCTCAAACCCGCCGATATGGTTCACTTTCCATTGGGAGGTGCAGCATGA
- a CDS encoding ABC transporter ATP-binding protein/permease, translating into MLLSKGMGRSEALKAMLYSERRQVTLSLGSAVMCSLIEVVPWLCLLLSLEAMASGESPIEYLLVFVIALFARYGLYAFAVWLAHLAAYQIIQKTRQHIVRALASMKIEQLRSLKRGDIEKRLSDDCQSLEPLIAHHGTDVINGLMMPVLLTILMGYIDWRLALIALLPLPVALVVQIMLMSGFRHRQEKYMQIVADMHQAQMEFLRSIGVMKLFSVDVDSYLTLSRTIRSHNKIVTGYTRVMVGAWVTFVTLAQTSLMLVVPAAIALVQMGQLSHAELVMVVCISAGILKPWLDLTQVFSQIQQSFVAVDRLLPFFHSRQSVVPSYVAPLATLSCTQLTLSRADNPLLSEINVEFYPGERVTIEGESGAGKSSWLMTLTGALTADKGDWRVNGMPMKGWDDVTRSRYVTSVDQQVAFFSGSLRDNLSLTSKALHDDELWSLLSLMKLKTLVMKLPQGLDSPIGEAQRLFSGGEMQRLAIVRAALAKTPVLILDEATAHLDQISEQIVLEGLRDYHPEQIQLIISHRAGRVKQVNRRLRVEAGKVQESGDD; encoded by the coding sequence ATGTTACTGTCAAAGGGCATGGGGCGAAGCGAAGCACTTAAAGCCATGTTGTACAGTGAGCGTCGTCAAGTCACTCTTTCATTAGGTAGCGCGGTCATGTGCAGTCTAATAGAAGTCGTACCTTGGTTATGTTTGCTTCTCTCTCTCGAAGCCATGGCTTCTGGAGAGTCACCCATTGAGTATCTGTTGGTATTCGTTATCGCATTATTTGCGCGCTATGGATTGTACGCTTTTGCGGTTTGGCTGGCGCATTTAGCCGCGTATCAGATTATCCAGAAGACACGCCAACACATTGTTCGTGCTTTGGCATCCATGAAAATCGAACAGCTCCGAAGCTTGAAGCGAGGAGACATAGAAAAACGACTCTCGGATGACTGTCAGAGTCTTGAGCCACTCATTGCCCATCATGGTACGGATGTGATTAATGGTCTTATGATGCCCGTACTGCTCACCATACTGATGGGTTACATAGACTGGCGTCTGGCGTTGATCGCACTGCTGCCTTTACCTGTGGCACTGGTTGTTCAGATTATGTTGATGAGTGGCTTCCGTCATCGGCAAGAAAAGTACATGCAGATCGTTGCCGATATGCACCAAGCGCAGATGGAATTTTTGCGTAGCATTGGTGTCATGAAACTGTTCTCCGTCGATGTAGATTCTTACTTGACGCTTAGCCGCACAATTCGTTCCCATAATAAAATCGTCACTGGCTATACTCGCGTCATGGTTGGCGCTTGGGTGACGTTTGTTACACTGGCTCAGACGTCACTCATGTTGGTTGTGCCTGCTGCCATCGCATTGGTTCAAATGGGACAGTTGTCGCATGCAGAGCTGGTCATGGTGGTTTGTATCAGTGCGGGTATTTTAAAACCTTGGCTCGATCTGACCCAGGTCTTTTCTCAGATACAGCAATCCTTTGTTGCCGTCGATCGCCTCCTTCCTTTCTTTCACTCTCGTCAGTCTGTGGTACCAAGTTATGTGGCCCCGCTAGCCACTCTTTCCTGCACTCAGTTGACGCTTTCTCGCGCAGACAATCCGCTATTGAGTGAGATAAATGTCGAATTTTATCCCGGGGAACGGGTGACGATCGAAGGGGAATCGGGCGCGGGGAAAAGCTCTTGGCTAATGACCTTGACTGGAGCTCTGACTGCGGACAAGGGTGATTGGCGTGTCAATGGTATGCCGATGAAGGGTTGGGATGATGTAACACGCAGCCGTTATGTGACGAGTGTCGATCAACAGGTGGCGTTCTTCTCCGGTTCATTGCGTGACAATCTGTCATTGACTAGCAAGGCATTACATGATGATGAGCTTTGGTCACTGTTGTCGCTCATGAAACTGAAAACCTTAGTGATGAAATTACCCCAAGGTCTGGATTCCCCGATTGGCGAAGCTCAGCGTTTATTCAGTGGTGGAGAAATGCAACGTCTGGCAATCGTCAGGGCGGCGTTGGCTAAAACGCCAGTGTTGATTCTTGATGAAGCGACAGCGCATCTTGATCAAATTTCTGAGCAAATAGTGCTAGAAGGACTTCGTGACTATCACCCTGAACAGATTCAGTTGATTATCAGTCATCGAGCGGGTCGAGTTAAGCAAGTGAATCGTCGCTTACGAGTGGAGGCGGGTAAAGTGCAGGAGAGTGGTGATGACTAG
- a CDS encoding flagellar export protein FliJ — MEAKLRAVAKFQKIQKKHRDLMSVQLESLRQQHASAQQRLQQLMDLKSQTQPRSSHVTSSHREALLNRSRVEQMLHKLIVHQQHEQQVMQAECASLQKQLETKHLRVKGLEKTLECWKEAHNSDIRHKEELALEEIINSRFAQKAQ, encoded by the coding sequence ATGGAAGCGAAATTGCGTGCTGTGGCGAAGTTTCAGAAAATTCAGAAAAAGCATCGAGATCTGATGTCGGTGCAGTTAGAATCGCTTCGTCAACAACATGCTTCAGCTCAACAGCGTTTGCAGCAACTGATGGATTTGAAGAGCCAGACGCAGCCTAGATCGAGCCATGTCACGTCTTCGCATCGAGAGGCGTTACTCAATCGTAGCCGTGTGGAACAGATGCTCCATAAACTGATCGTACATCAACAGCATGAACAGCAAGTGATGCAAGCAGAGTGCGCCTCGTTGCAAAAACAACTTGAAACTAAGCATCTCAGAGTCAAAGGTCTAGAAAAAACCCTCGAATGTTGGAAGGAAGCGCACAATTCTGATATTCGACACAAGGAAGAGCTCGCGTTAGAAGAGATTATCAATAGCCGATTCGCACAAAAAGCTCAATAA